The following are from one region of the Polaribacter marinaquae genome:
- the leuC gene encoding 3-isopropylmalate dehydratase large subunit: protein MAKTLFDKVWDSHVVRSVKDGPDVFFIDRHFIHEVTSPVAFLGLESRGNSVVYPERTFATADHNTPTINQHLPVADPLSANQLNALEKNAAKYGISHWGLGNVNNGIVHVVGPENGITLPGATIVCGDSHTSTHGAFGAIAFGIGTSEVEMVLSTQCIMQPKPKKMRINVNGKLGLGVTPKDVALYIISKQTTSGATGYFVEYAGDVFEDMTMEGRMTVCNLSIEMGARGGMIAPDQKTFDYIKGRSQTPKGADWDKAMKYWETLYTEEGAEFDVEFNYEASDIEPMITYGTNPGMGMGVTKSIPNAENVEGGVETYKKSLGYMSFNEGDAMIGKEIDFVFLGSCTNGRIEDFRAFCSIVEGRKKAENVTAWLVPGSHKVVDQIKEEGLDKIIDDAGFVLREPGCSACLAMNDDKIPSGKLSVSTSNRNFEGRQGPGSRTLLASPLVAAASAVEGVVTDPRTLLTA, encoded by the coding sequence ATGGCAAAAACATTATTTGACAAAGTATGGGATTCACATGTGGTACGTAGCGTAAAAGACGGACCAGATGTTTTTTTTATAGATCGTCATTTTATCCATGAAGTTACAAGTCCTGTAGCTTTCTTAGGATTAGAAAGTAGAGGAAACAGTGTTGTTTATCCAGAGAGAACTTTTGCAACTGCAGATCATAACACACCAACAATAAATCAACATTTACCAGTTGCAGATCCTTTATCTGCAAATCAATTAAATGCTTTAGAAAAAAATGCTGCAAAGTATGGTATTTCTCACTGGGGTTTAGGTAACGTAAATAACGGAATTGTGCATGTTGTTGGTCCAGAAAACGGAATTACTTTGCCTGGAGCAACTATTGTTTGTGGAGATTCGCATACATCTACGCATGGTGCTTTTGGTGCAATTGCTTTTGGTATTGGTACTTCAGAAGTAGAAATGGTATTATCTACACAATGTATTATGCAACCAAAACCTAAAAAAATGCGTATTAACGTAAATGGTAAGTTAGGTTTGGGTGTTACGCCAAAAGATGTTGCCTTATATATTATATCAAAACAAACTACTTCTGGTGCTACCGGTTATTTTGTAGAATATGCTGGTGATGTTTTTGAAGACATGACAATGGAAGGTCGAATGACTGTGTGTAACTTATCTATTGAAATGGGTGCACGTGGTGGTATGATTGCTCCAGACCAAAAGACGTTCGATTATATCAAAGGACGTTCTCAAACTCCAAAAGGAGCAGATTGGGACAAAGCAATGAAATATTGGGAAACTTTATATACAGAAGAAGGCGCAGAGTTTGATGTAGAATTTAATTATGAAGCTTCAGATATTGAACCAATGATTACATATGGAACAAACCCAGGTATGGGAATGGGAGTAACAAAATCGATACCAAACGCAGAAAATGTAGAAGGTGGCGTAGAAACATATAAAAAATCTTTAGGTTACATGTCTTTTAACGAAGGCGATGCAATGATAGGTAAAGAAATAGATTTTGTTTTCTTAGGATCTTGTACAAACGGTCGTATAGAAGATTTTAGAGCATTCTGTTCTATTGTAGAAGGAAGAAAAAAAGCAGAGAATGTGACTGCTTGGTTAGTACCAGGTTCACATAAAGTTGTAGATCAAATTAAAGAAGAAGGTTTAGATAAAATTATAGATGATGCCGGTTTTGTTTTAAGAGAACCTGGATGTTCTGCTTGTTTGGCGATGAATGATGATAAAATTCCTTCAGGAAAATTATCAGTTTCAACATCAAACAGAAACTTTGAAGGTAGACAAGGACCTGGATCTAGAACTTTATTAGCATCACCATTAGTTGCTGCAGCATCTGCAGTAGAAGGTGTTGTAACAGATCCAAGAACATTATTAACAGCATAA
- the leuD gene encoding 3-isopropylmalate dehydratase small subunit: MAYDKFNVLTSTAYPLPTENVDTDQIIPARFLKATERKDFDINFFRDWRFNQDGTPKADFPLNKEIYAGSKILVGGRNFGSGSSREHAAWSVYDFGLRCVISSAFADIFKNNCLNVGVLPVQVSPEFADTLFTAIMADPKTEIKVDLPSQTVTLVATGESESFEINAYKKDNMLNGFDDIDYLKNIENEISTFAETRPF; this comes from the coding sequence ATGGCTTACGATAAATTTAATGTACTAACAAGTACAGCTTATCCATTACCAACAGAAAATGTAGATACAGATCAAATAATTCCTGCTCGTTTTTTAAAAGCTACAGAGCGTAAAGATTTTGATATCAATTTTTTTCGTGATTGGAGATTTAATCAAGACGGAACACCAAAAGCAGATTTTCCTTTAAATAAAGAAATTTACGCAGGTTCTAAAATTCTTGTTGGAGGTAGAAATTTTGGTTCGGGTTCTTCTAGAGAACATGCAGCTTGGTCTGTGTATGATTTTGGTTTACGTTGTGTAATTTCATCAGCATTTGCAGATATTTTTAAAAATAACTGTTTAAACGTTGGGGTTTTACCTGTACAGGTTTCACCAGAATTTGCAGATACTTTATTTACTGCGATTATGGCAGATCCTAAAACTGAAATAAAAGTAGATTTACCAAGTCAAACTGTTACTTTGGTAGCAACTGGTGAATCTGAATCTTTTGAAATTAATGCTTACAAAAAAGATAACATGTTAAACGGTTTCGATGATATAGATTATTTAAAAAACATCGAAAACGAAATTTCTACATTTGCAGAAACTAGACCATTTTAA
- a CDS encoding YfiT family bacillithiol transferase — translation MDLEKLKYPIGKTKLPTSITDKDLEEWISVLERFPHELEFLTKDLSENQLDTPYRKDGWTVRQVIHHCYDSHHNSYIRFKWALTEENPEIKAYFEERWAELHDTKSAPVSLSLDALKALHAKWVYLLKGLSKKELLRKFTHPASKDVITLQENIGIYAWHCLHHYAHIEQLMLREGWQ, via the coding sequence ATGGATTTAGAAAAATTAAAATATCCGATAGGTAAAACAAAACTACCAACTTCTATTACTGATAAAGATTTAGAAGAATGGATTTCTGTTCTAGAAAGATTTCCGCATGAATTAGAATTTTTAACCAAAGATTTATCCGAAAATCAACTTGATACTCCATACAGAAAAGATGGCTGGACAGTTAGACAAGTAATACATCATTGTTATGATAGTCATCATAATTCTTACATACGTTTTAAATGGGCTTTAACAGAAGAAAATCCAGAAATTAAAGCTTATTTTGAAGAACGTTGGGCAGAATTACACGATACTAAATCTGCTCCAGTTTCTCTCTCTTTGGACGCCCTAAAAGCTTTACATGCAAAATGGGTTTATTTATTAAAAGGTTTATCTAAAAAAGAATTATTAAGAAAATTTACGCATCCAGCTAGTAAAGACGTAATAACGCTACAAGAAAATATAGGTATTTACGCGTGGCATTGTTTGCATCATTATGCGCATATAGAACAATTAATGTTAAGAGAAGGTTGGCAATAA
- a CDS encoding tRNA-binding protein, translated as MENKEITFEDFLKVDIRIGRIIEVNDFPKAKKPAYQLKIDFGALGIKKSSAQITDLYTKEELLNKQISAIVNFKPRQIANFMSEVLVIGVYNVERNVVLLKPSKEIKNGEQIS; from the coding sequence ATGGAGAACAAAGAAATAACTTTTGAAGATTTTTTAAAAGTTGATATAAGAATAGGTAGAATTATAGAAGTTAACGATTTTCCGAAAGCTAAAAAACCTGCATATCAACTTAAAATAGATTTTGGTGCTTTGGGTATAAAAAAATCTAGCGCTCAAATAACTGATTTGTATACTAAGGAAGAACTTTTAAATAAACAAATTTCTGCAATTGTAAATTTTAAACCAAGACAGATTGCTAATTTTATGAGCGAAGTTTTAGTTATTGGTGTATATAATGTAGAAAGAAATGTTGTACTTCTTAAACCTTCTAAAGAAATTAAAAACGGAGAGCAAATTTCTTAA
- a CDS encoding DUF962 domain-containing protein has product MKNAQQWFDEYAVSHQNETNQMVHYICVPLIFFSVIGLLMSIPTTFLENTIGLYNPLIENWAVVIGLVISLFYLQLGFWYFVEMLFVILLSVIGNYWLGNNFNLLYASITIFVLAWIGQFWGHKVEGKKPSFAKDLQFLLIGPLWVIQKIGKK; this is encoded by the coding sequence ATGAAAAATGCACAACAATGGTTTGATGAATACGCTGTAAGTCATCAAAATGAAACAAATCAAATGGTACATTATATTTGTGTGCCTTTAATATTTTTTAGTGTTATTGGTTTATTAATGAGTATACCAACAACTTTTTTAGAAAATACAATTGGCCTTTATAATCCTTTAATCGAAAATTGGGCAGTTGTAATTGGTTTGGTTATTTCTCTTTTTTATTTACAATTAGGTTTTTGGTATTTTGTAGAAATGCTATTTGTAATTTTATTATCGGTTATTGGAAATTATTGGTTAGGAAATAATTTTAATCTATTATATGCATCAATAACCATATTTGTATTAGCTTGGATTGGACAGTTTTGGGGACATAAAGTTGAAGGTAAAAAACCTTCTTTTGCCAAAGATTTACAATTTTTATTAATTGGACCGTTATGGGTAATTCAAAAAATAGGTAAAAAATAA
- the leuB gene encoding 3-isopropylmalate dehydrogenase has translation MKLNIALLAGDGIGPEVIDQAVKVSDAVAKKFNHEINWRPALTGAAAIDAVGEPYPDETHEICASSDAVLFGAIGHPRFDNDPSAKVRPEQGLLKMRKKLGLFANVRPTFTFPSLLDKSPLKRERIEGTDLVFLRELTGGIYFGEKGRRDEGETAFDNCVYTRAEVQRLAKKGFELAMTRGKKLCCVDKANVLETSRLWRETVQAMEKEYPEVEVSYEFVDAVAMRLVQWPNSYDVLITENLFGDILTDEASVISGSMGLMPSASLGSNIGLFEPIHGSYPQATGLNIANPMATVLSAAMMFENFGLQKEGKAIRDAVNSALNKGIVTEDLADGGKAFGTSEVGDWLSKNI, from the coding sequence ATGAAATTAAATATAGCCTTATTAGCAGGAGACGGAATTGGACCAGAAGTAATTGATCAAGCAGTAAAAGTATCTGATGCAGTTGCTAAAAAATTTAATCATGAGATAAATTGGAGACCAGCTTTAACTGGTGCTGCAGCCATAGATGCTGTCGGAGAACCTTATCCAGATGAAACGCATGAAATTTGTGCTTCTTCAGATGCTGTATTATTCGGCGCTATTGGTCATCCAAGATTTGATAACGATCCATCAGCAAAAGTTCGACCAGAACAAGGTTTATTAAAAATGCGTAAAAAATTAGGTCTGTTTGCTAATGTTAGACCAACATTTACATTTCCTTCTTTATTAGATAAATCTCCTTTAAAAAGAGAAAGAATTGAAGGTACAGATTTGGTCTTTTTACGTGAACTAACAGGTGGTATTTATTTTGGCGAAAAGGGTAGAAGAGATGAAGGTGAAACAGCTTTTGATAATTGTGTTTATACTAGAGCAGAAGTACAACGATTGGCAAAAAAAGGTTTTGAATTAGCAATGACTCGTGGTAAAAAACTTTGCTGCGTAGATAAAGCAAATGTTTTAGAAACTTCTAGATTGTGGAGAGAAACTGTACAAGCCATGGAGAAAGAATATCCAGAAGTTGAAGTTTCTTATGAATTTGTAGATGCCGTTGCAATGCGTTTGGTACAATGGCCAAATAGTTATGATGTTTTAATTACAGAAAATTTATTTGGTGATATTTTAACAGATGAAGCTTCTGTTATATCTGGTTCTATGGGGTTAATGCCAAGTGCATCTTTAGGTTCTAATATTGGTTTATTTGAGCCAATTCACGGTTCGTATCCACAAGCAACAGGTTTAAATATTGCAAACCCAATGGCGACAGTTTTATCTGCAGCAATGATGTTCGAAAACTTTGGTTTACAAAAAGAAGGTAAAGCAATTAGAGATGCCGTAAATAGTGCTTTAAATAAAGGTATAGTTACCGAAGATTTAGCAGATGGAGGTAAAGCTTTCGGAACAAGTGAAGTAGGAGATTGGTTGTCTAAAAATATATAA
- a CDS encoding YqaE/Pmp3 family membrane protein: MSFFRVLFAIIFPPLSVIDKGCGSFFIIFLLTLCGWIPGVIGALVILNNPNK; this comes from the coding sequence ATGAGTTTTTTTAGAGTATTATTTGCTATTATTTTTCCGCCATTATCTGTAATTGATAAAGGTTGTGGATCTTTCTTTATCATTTTTTTATTAACGCTTTGTGGCTGGATTCCTGGAGTTATAGGAGCATTAGTAATTTTAAATAACCCAAACAAATAA
- a CDS encoding M14 family metallopeptidase, with translation MKKIILFFLFISITVSAQKVDLSYYLPKDVSYNSAIPTPASVIGHEVGEWHITHDKLSEYMKVLAASSDRISIEKRGKTYEDRQLYLLTITSPKNHQNLEEIRKNHIDATNNSNVDVSNNKIVVYQGFSIHGNEASGSNAALAVAYYLAAAQGSEIDDLLENTVILFDPSLNPDGLQRFAYWANTNRSKNINPDPNDREYSEIWPRGRTNHYQFDMNRDWLPVQLPESKARIATFHKWLPNVLTDHHEMGSNSSFFFQPGVPSRTNPLTPKLNQELTKEIGSYHAKALDKIGSLYYSEESYDDFYYGKGSTFPDINGSIGILFEQGSSRGHAQETINGVLTFPFTIRNQFTAALSTLEASRKMRVKILKYQQDFYKESRNSGSNKAIVFGDEKDAAKSFHLAEVLKNQKIKIHEVKSDFTQNGKKFKKGYSYVVPMNQKNQRLVKAMFDVRTSFADSLFYDVSAWTFNHAFGVDYAENISLSKAGKEITNLKMKQGVVSSKSEYGYLMPWNEYYAPKALNEILQKGIRAKVSMKNFTNGNTSYDYGTVFIPVQNQSLNASELYVFLQNVAKNSNISMDGVVTGLNEGIDLGSNNFRNIKKQKVAMLVGDGITGNDSGEIWHLLDQRFDIALTRLDMRGFNRVDISKYTSIIIPSSYNLGKSAEEKLKVWVRNGGVLIGYKNTARWLARSKFINLEFVNAEVAPAENVTFENRSLKSGAQVIGGAIFEADIDRSHPVNFGYKNDKVALFRNSTMFIIADKNSYNNPIQYTKNPLLSGYISKENAKVIGKTIPFKTQRMGRGKVIVFTDNTNFRAFWYGTNKLLMNAIYFGDKM, from the coding sequence ATGAAAAAAATTATATTATTTTTCCTGTTTATTTCAATAACAGTTTCTGCTCAAAAAGTAGATTTATCTTATTATTTACCTAAAGATGTTTCTTATAATTCAGCAATACCTACGCCAGCATCAGTAATTGGTCATGAAGTAGGAGAGTGGCACATTACTCATGATAAATTATCAGAATACATGAAAGTTTTAGCGGCTTCTTCAGATAGAATTTCAATAGAGAAAAGAGGTAAAACTTACGAAGACAGACAATTGTATTTATTAACAATTACGTCTCCTAAAAACCATCAAAATTTAGAAGAAATTAGAAAAAATCATATCGATGCTACAAACAATAGTAACGTAGATGTTAGCAATAATAAAATTGTGGTGTATCAAGGTTTTTCTATACATGGTAACGAAGCAAGTGGTTCTAATGCTGCATTAGCAGTTGCGTATTATTTGGCTGCGGCACAAGGAAGTGAAATAGACGATTTACTAGAAAATACGGTAATTTTATTTGACCCTTCTTTAAATCCTGACGGATTGCAACGTTTTGCATATTGGGCAAATACCAACAGAAGTAAAAATATAAATCCAGATCCAAACGACAGAGAATATTCAGAAATTTGGCCAAGAGGAAGAACAAATCATTATCAGTTTGATATGAATAGAGATTGGTTGCCTGTGCAATTGCCAGAAAGTAAAGCAAGAATAGCTACTTTTCATAAATGGTTGCCAAATGTTTTAACAGATCATCATGAAATGGGAAGTAATTCTAGTTTCTTTTTTCAACCAGGAGTTCCTTCTAGAACAAACCCGTTAACACCAAAATTAAATCAAGAATTAACGAAAGAAATAGGTTCTTATCATGCAAAAGCTTTAGATAAAATAGGTTCTTTATATTATTCTGAAGAAAGTTACGACGATTTTTATTATGGTAAAGGTTCTACTTTTCCAGACATTAATGGTAGTATTGGTATTTTATTTGAACAAGGTAGTTCTAGAGGTCATGCTCAAGAAACAATAAACGGAGTGTTAACGTTTCCGTTTACTATTAGAAACCAATTTACTGCAGCATTATCTACTTTAGAAGCAAGTAGAAAAATGAGAGTTAAAATTTTAAAATATCAGCAAGATTTTTACAAAGAATCTAGAAATTCTGGTAGTAATAAAGCGATTGTTTTTGGTGATGAAAAAGATGCAGCAAAAAGTTTTCATTTAGCAGAAGTTTTAAAGAATCAGAAAATAAAAATTCACGAAGTAAAATCTGATTTTACACAAAACGGAAAGAAGTTTAAAAAAGGTTACAGTTACGTTGTGCCAATGAATCAAAAAAATCAAAGATTGGTAAAAGCAATGTTTGATGTTAGAACTTCTTTTGCAGATAGTTTGTTTTATGATGTTTCTGCTTGGACATTTAATCATGCATTTGGTGTAGATTATGCAGAAAATATTTCTTTATCAAAAGCAGGAAAAGAAATAACAAATTTAAAGATGAAGCAAGGTGTTGTTTCTTCTAAAAGTGAATATGGATATTTAATGCCATGGAACGAATATTATGCACCAAAAGCGTTAAATGAAATTTTACAAAAAGGAATTCGTGCAAAAGTTTCTATGAAAAACTTTACAAACGGAAATACTTCTTATGATTACGGAACGGTATTTATTCCGGTTCAAAATCAAAGTTTAAATGCATCAGAATTATATGTGTTCTTGCAAAATGTTGCTAAGAATAGTAATATTTCTATGGATGGTGTTGTAACAGGTTTAAACGAAGGAATAGATTTAGGAAGTAACAATTTTAGAAACATTAAAAAGCAAAAAGTTGCTATGTTGGTTGGCGACGGAATAACAGGAAATGATTCTGGAGAAATTTGGCATTTATTAGATCAAAGATTCGATATTGCTTTAACGCGATTAGATATGAGAGGATTTAATAGAGTAGATATTTCTAAATACACTTCTATTATTATACCAAGTAGTTATAATTTAGGTAAAAGTGCAGAAGAAAAATTAAAAGTTTGGGTTAGAAACGGTGGTGTTTTAATTGGTTACAAAAACACGGCAAGATGGTTGGCTAGAAGTAAATTTATCAACTTAGAATTTGTAAATGCTGAAGTTGCACCTGCAGAAAATGTTACGTTTGAAAACCGTAGTTTAAAATCTGGTGCACAAGTAATTGGTGGTGCAATTTTTGAAGCGGATATAGATAGATCACATCCGGTTAACTTTGGTTATAAAAATGATAAAGTAGCTTTATTCAGAAATTCGACGATGTTTATTATAGCCGATAAAAATAGCTATAACAACCCAATTCAATATACAAAAAACCCGTTATTAAGTGGTTATATTTCGAAAGAGAATGCCAAAGTAATTGGTAAAACAATACCTTTTAAAACCCAAAGAATGGGTAGAGGAAAAGTAATTGTATTTACAGATAATACCAACTTTAGAGCATTTTGGTACGGTACAAATAAGTTATTGATGAATGCTATTTACTTTGGAGATAAAATGTAA
- a CDS encoding cystathionine beta-synthase — protein MQDNKTINYIKSVVNNMPSNWLNLTTHRLDIYNEELAKIQFLEHFEKLYEANNLEQSALDLLPTAYDYIRLGHPLSCVLEWSIAKLNNLDASNVISFSSKTTPILAVLRKNLIENKNTRILYTDSLPKSFSSEMIKTVYGYTFETQKIEDLNSISPFDGSTILVASNPEIGELTMHKNIDFYLNLYQELGSILVVNGTENEEYISEIQHVRRRETVAMTPANTLNALQILTDNVNISEKSKVNLNDKASVLEEIKSITGTNLKPVVGSSGLSIQYAIMMGLVDNALENHKGKAIKFIVPPNCYGGTNDQARRVAACLDFVEVVDLPVDGDNDMVKSIHTVLNKIAKQDAVPYIIAEIPTNPRVEVPELLALKEVLSKERKTENGSIAVDPVFILDQTFCPNVLFLGEGKILSTVRTISYASGSKFPSGGKCTAGYCVGNDKTENLIDKIHTHLELCDNEATAHQYEILAKQLPSMNQRIADAYTNTREFVNFIQKVLPEAKINFVSEALAKEGFTPSVFSLDLPTKGNSDEEREAYKRALNLKLINLMITEIPDESKYCVSYGQLKGCYWTIPATSTQGTTKEGDKDYIARVALSANLNLELHKQVFQKFVDSI, from the coding sequence ATGCAAGACAATAAAACCATAAATTATATTAAAAGCGTAGTAAATAATATGCCTAGTAATTGGCTAAATTTAACAACGCATCGATTAGATATTTATAATGAAGAATTAGCTAAAATTCAGTTTTTAGAGCATTTCGAAAAACTATACGAAGCTAATAATTTAGAACAATCTGCTTTAGATCTTTTGCCAACGGCATACGATTATATTAGATTAGGACATCCTTTATCTTGTGTTTTAGAATGGTCTATTGCAAAGTTAAATAACTTAGACGCCTCGAATGTTATCAGTTTTTCATCTAAAACTACACCCATTCTTGCCGTTTTAAGAAAAAACTTAATCGAAAACAAAAATACAAGAATTTTATATACAGATAGTTTGCCTAAATCTTTTTCATCAGAAATGATAAAAACAGTTTACGGTTATACATTCGAAACTCAAAAAATTGAAGATTTAAATTCTATTTCTCCTTTTGATGGTAGCACTATTTTGGTTGCTTCGAATCCTGAAATTGGCGAATTAACAATGCATAAAAACATAGATTTTTATTTGAATCTTTACCAAGAGTTAGGAAGTATTTTAGTTGTTAACGGAACAGAAAATGAAGAATACATTTCCGAAATTCAGCATGTAAGAAGAAGAGAAACTGTTGCAATGACACCTGCAAACACCTTAAATGCTTTACAAATTTTAACTGATAATGTTAATATATCTGAAAAAAGTAAAGTAAATCTTAATGATAAAGCATCCGTTTTAGAAGAAATTAAAAGTATAACAGGTACAAATTTAAAACCTGTTGTTGGTTCTAGCGGTTTGTCTATTCAATATGCCATAATGATGGGATTAGTAGACAATGCTCTAGAAAATCATAAAGGAAAAGCTATTAAATTTATAGTACCACCAAATTGTTATGGTGGAACAAATGACCAAGCAAGACGTGTAGCTGCATGTTTAGATTTTGTAGAAGTTGTAGATTTACCGGTAGATGGTGATAATGATATGGTTAAAAGTATTCATACTGTTTTAAATAAGATTGCTAAACAAGATGCTGTACCTTATATTATTGCAGAAATACCTACAAATCCTAGAGTTGAAGTACCAGAATTATTAGCTTTAAAAGAAGTTTTAAGCAAAGAAAGAAAAACAGAAAATGGTTCTATTGCCGTTGATCCTGTATTTATATTAGACCAAACTTTTTGCCCAAATGTATTGTTTTTAGGTGAAGGAAAAATCTTATCTACTGTAAGAACAATTTCTTACGCAAGTGGTTCTAAATTTCCTAGCGGAGGAAAATGTACAGCAGGTTATTGTGTTGGAAATGATAAAACTGAAAACCTTATTGATAAAATTCATACTCATTTAGAATTATGTGATAATGAAGCTACAGCACATCAATATGAAATTTTGGCTAAGCAATTGCCATCAATGAATCAAAGAATTGCTGATGCATACACAAACACTAGAGAATTTGTAAACTTTATTCAAAAAGTTTTACCTGAAGCTAAAATTAATTTTGTTTCAGAAGCATTGGCTAAAGAAGGTTTTACACCGTCTGTGTTTTCTTTAGATTTACCAACAAAAGGTAATTCTGATGAAGAAAGAGAAGCTTACAAGAGAGCATTGAATTTAAAGTTGATAAATTTAATGATTACGGAAATTCCGGATGAAAGCAAATATTGTGTTAGTTACGGACAATTAAAAGGTTGTTATTGGACGATTCCTGCAACTTCTACACAAGGAACCACAAAAGAAGGTGACAAAGATTATATTGCACGTGTTGCCTTATCTGCAAACCTAAATTTAGAATTACATAAACAAGTTTTTCAAAAATTTGTAGATAGTATTTAA
- a CDS encoding alpha-isopropylmalate synthase regulatory domain-containing protein produces the protein MVSRKIEIMDTTLRDGEQTSGVSFSVSEKLTIAKLLLEELKVDRLEIASARVSEGELQAVKKITSWAKEHHFLENIEVLTFVDGGKSINWMLESGAKVQNLLTKGSLNHLTHQLKKTPEQHFKDIESTIELATKKDIKTNVYLEDWSNGMRNSKEYVLAYLDFLTNQKIERVLLPDTLGVLTPDETYKYVTALRERYTKLHFDFHGHNDYDLGVANVMEAVKAGVNGLHLTINGMGERAGNAPMASVIAVINDFLDNCEVNVNEKALNKVSKLVETFSGFRIPVNKPVVGANVFTQTAGIHADGDNKNNLYFNDLMPERFGRKRKYALGKTSGKANIQKNLQDLGLSLNDEELKKVTQRIIELGDKKEIVSQEDLPYIISDVLDSDTIEKRVVVENYVLGHAKGMKPSTTLQLKVEGILYEAHAQGDGQFDAFMNALKKLYKIHSKRELPKLIDYAVRIPPGSHSDALCETIITWQREEKEFITHGLDSDQTVSAIKATEKMLNII, from the coding sequence ATGGTTAGTAGAAAGATAGAAATAATGGATACGACACTTCGTGATGGAGAACAAACATCAGGAGTGTCGTTTTCGGTTTCAGAAAAATTAACAATTGCTAAATTATTACTTGAAGAATTAAAGGTAGATCGTTTAGAAATTGCATCTGCAAGAGTTTCTGAAGGTGAATTACAAGCAGTAAAAAAAATTACTTCTTGGGCAAAAGAACATCATTTTTTAGAAAACATCGAAGTGTTAACTTTTGTTGATGGAGGAAAATCTATCAATTGGATGTTAGAATCTGGTGCTAAAGTTCAGAATTTATTAACCAAAGGCTCTTTAAATCATCTTACACATCAATTAAAAAAAACACCAGAACAACATTTTAAAGATATTGAATCTACAATAGAATTAGCAACTAAAAAAGACATTAAAACCAATGTTTATCTAGAAGATTGGTCAAACGGAATGCGTAATTCTAAAGAATATGTTTTAGCTTATTTAGATTTTTTAACAAATCAAAAGATAGAACGTGTTTTATTGCCAGATACTTTAGGAGTTTTAACTCCCGATGAAACTTATAAATATGTTACAGCTTTAAGGGAAAGGTATACGAAGTTGCACTTTGATTTTCATGGACATAATGATTACGATTTAGGAGTTGCTAATGTCATGGAGGCTGTTAAAGCTGGTGTAAATGGTTTACATTTAACAATTAACGGAATGGGTGAGCGTGCAGGAAATGCACCTATGGCAAGCGTTATTGCAGTTATTAATGATTTTTTAGATAATTGTGAAGTTAATGTGAATGAAAAAGCGTTAAATAAAGTTAGTAAACTAGTAGAAACTTTTTCAGGATTTAGAATTCCTGTAAATAAGCCTGTAGTTGGTGCCAATGTTTTTACGCAAACTGCAGGTATTCATGCAGACGGTGATAATAAAAACAATCTTTATTTTAATGATTTAATGCCAGAGCGTTTTGGTAGAAAACGTAAATATGCTTTAGGTAAAACATCTGGTAAGGCAAATATTCAGAAGAATTTACAAGATTTAGGACTTAGTTTAAATGATGAAGAGTTAAAAAAAGTAACGCAAAGAATTATAGAATTAGGAGATAAAAAAGAAATTGTTTCTCAAGAAGATTTACCATATATAATTTCTGATGTTTTAGATAGCGACACCATAGAAAAACGTGTAGTTGTAGAAAACTATGTCTTAGGTCATGCAAAAGGAATGAAACCTTCTACAACATTGCAATTAAAAGTTGAAGGGATTTTATATGAAGCACATGCGCAAGGAGACGGACAGTTTGATGCTTTTATGAATGCATTAAAAAAATTATATAAAATACATAGTAAAAGAGAATTACCAAAGTTAATAGATTACGCTGTTAGAATTCCTCCCGGAAGTCATTCTGATGCATTGTGTGAAACTATTATAACTTGGCAAAGAGAAGAAAAAGAGTTTATAACACATGGTTTAGATTCAGATCAAACAGTATCTGCAATTAAAGCCACAGAAAAAATGTTAAATATTATATAA